DNA from Salvelinus alpinus chromosome 17, SLU_Salpinus.1, whole genome shotgun sequence:
ATCAAACATGCATTCTGCATCTCCATTTATTGCCATTGAAATACTGAAGTGTTGATATATCCCCAATTGTTCTCTACAGACGACGAAGATGTCTTTCTTTGTGGGAAGTGCAAGAAACAGTTCAATTCATTGCATGCCTTCATGGCCCACAAGAGAGAGCATTGCCAGTCCAATGCCCCCTCCCTGTCTACAGTATCACTGGCATCTAGTAATGCCTACACCCCTGTGCCCTCCATTAGCTCTGTGCCACAGACCCCCGCCAACAGACAGGTGGGTACTGGCTTGTTACTTATGTTTTTTATTGTTAGCTGAGATGTTTGTTATTAATTAGTCTCTTCCCAAAGTGGAGTGCCATGAGTGAGAAACTAGTTACTTATCTCCTGTACGTAGCTACTGTATGGGCCAGTGCGTAGTACCATAGCATCCTCTCTAGAACAATAATTTGCTTGCATTGTAAATGCTGGCTAATGCGGTTTTCCTTTTTTCTTTGTTTTGCCATCCACATCAGGTATCCACATACATTACAGTGCCTCCATCTCCTCTTACTCACACACTTGTCCAAGGCAATGTTTTAGTGAGTGATGATGTTCTGATGTCTGCCATCTCCGCCTTCACGTCCATTGACCAACCCATGGCAGCTTTGCAGCCCCCTATTCAGGTAAGTGGTGTTCATTGAATTAAGCTATTCTTCTGGCTGTAttcactatatacagttgaagtcggaagtttacatacaccttagccaaatacatttaaactcagtttttcacaattcctgacatttaatcatagtaaaaattccctgtcttaggtcagttagaatcaccactttattttaagaatgtgaaatgtcagaataatagtagagagaatgatttatttcagcttttatttctttcatcacattcccagtgggtcagaagtttacatacactcaattagtattttatagcattgtctttaaaattgtttaatttgggtcaaacgttttgggtagccttccactagcttcccacaataagttgggtgaattttgacccattcctcctgacagagttggtgtaactgagtcagctttgtaggcctccttgctcacacacactttcagttctgcccacaaatgttctatgagattgaggtcagggctttgtgatggccactccaatacctttactttgttgtccttaagccattttgccacaactttggaagtatgctgtgggtcattgtccatttgaaagacccatttgcaaccaagctttaacttcctgactgatgtcttgagatgttgcttcaatatatccacgtaattttcctctctcatgatgccattcattttgtgaagtgcaccagtccctcctgcagcaaagcacctccacaacatgatgctgccacccccgttcttcacggttgagatgatgttcttcggcttgcaagcatccccctttttcctccaaacataacgatggtcattatggccaaacagttctatttttgtttcatcagacttgaggacatttctccaaaaagtatgatctttgtccccatgtgcagttgcaatccgtagtctgggttttttatggcggttttggatcagtggcttcttccatgcagagcggcctttcaggttatgtcgataggactcattttactgtggatatagacacttttgtaccggtttcctccagcatcttcacaaggtcctttgctgttgttctgggattgagttgcacttttcgcaccaaagtacgttcatctctaggaggcagaatgtgtctccttcctgagcggtatgacggctgcgtggtcccatggtgtttatacttggtactattgtttgtacagatgaacatggtaccgtcaggcatttggaaattgctcccaaggatgaaccagacttgtggaggtctataatatttttttctgaggtcttggatgacttcttttgattttcccatgatgtcaagcaaagaggcactgagtttgaaggtaggccttgaatacatccacaggtacacctccaattgactcaaatgatgtcaattagcctatcagaagcttctaaagccatgacatccttttctggaattttccaagctgtttaaaggcacagtcagcttagtgtatgtaaacttctgacccactggaattgtgatacagtgaaataatctgtctgtaaacaattgttggaaaaattgcttgtgtcatgcacaaagtagatgtcgtaaccgacttgccaaaactatagtttgttaacaagaactttgtggagtggttgaaaaatgagttttaatgactccaacctaagtgtatgtaaacgtccgtcTTCAACCGTAAATCTAGTTTACTTTCCCTTCTCAGAGTAACCTGAGTATGCACACAGGTGCATCCTACCTCCAGCACCATCAGCagtcctcccactctctcccacctggacagtCTCAGCCTCTGTCCTCCCAGGTGCTGTCCAGTATCAGCAACTCAGTGGTCCAGGTCTACAGCACAATGCCTCAAATGTCTGTGAGTGGTAGTGCAGAGATTCACACCCTGGGCTTGCAGCCGTTCCAATCTGTACAGGTGAGCTTTTACTAATGCAATCTGTAATTTGCACAGAATGAGGAGGAAGACAGACTTGTTTATTTACATGTCTGTACTCTGCAGTGTTTGGGCAACATCCTAAAGATGTTGGACCATTAGTTCACGTTCGTGTGTTATAcatggccaggttgcagttgtaaatgagaacttgttctcaacaggcctacctggttaaatgaaggtgaaataataaaataaaatgtattatttatgcCCCACAGGTCCCCAGTCAGTGTGTGGAGAGCCAGTCATTCAACACTCCTCCAGTATACAGTCCTGGGAAGCAAGGCACCAAGACCAAAACCTGCAGCATCAATGCAAACCTAACTGAGCTTGAGGAGTTTGACAAGGTGATCATTCCTAAACAACCCAGAAATGGCAAGAAAGGCCAGGATGGAGCAGCAGGTATGATTTTGAGAAACAAATGTCAATATACATATAGGTCTATATCCTAAGaaatgtttctttattttttatattacaTGTTTCTCATTATtgtctaaataaaataatgttaaTTATTTAATAATGTTCTATGCATTGGCTTTTCAGCAGAACAAATGAAAGGAAAGTCCCAGAAGCTGAAGTGCAATTTCTGTGACAAAGTCTTCTCCAAAAACTTTGATCTCCAGCAACATATCAGAAGGTGAGTTTCACAAATCGAGTTCACCAATCAGCCCAAATAGAAAAGCACTATCCGTATGCATTGAAGCTACCCAGGATAAGAATATCACATGTTTTATATTATAATCTTGGATGTCTCCACAGTCATACAGGGGAAAAGCCTTTCCAGTGCATTGTATGCGGCCGGGCCTTTGCCCAGAAGTCTAATGTGAAGAAGCATATGCAGACACACAAAGTGTGGCCTTCGGGAGTGGCCAATTCAGTGTCCAGGCTGCCCATCACAGTCAAGGTGGTACCACTGTGTGCAGAGGAGGTCATGGAGCAACAGGAAGAACAGgaggaacaacaacaacagaatgaggaggaagaggaggagcagccAGGTAATCATCTCGCTGTCTAATCATGATCATTTCTCTATAGGCCACTAAGACCTTTTTAAGGATGACATAGAGCCAATAAGTAATGATTACCAAAATCCAAAGTCAATGAAatatgtagtaatgtataagggCTTAAGTATGTATTATAAATgtagattgtgtactgaatgtGTGTCCAGAAGCCCCAGGTGAGCCCGAGGAGAGAGACTGTGACTCCCAGACTGATGTGGACAGCTTGGGAGATGGTTACAGCAAGCAGAAAGGCCAGCAGGCCCAGACCAAGCAGATTATCCTGATCGACAGCTCCTACCAGTGCCAGTTCTGTGCCGGCAAGTTCAGCACCTACTTCCAGCTCAAATCTCACATGACCCAGCACAAGGGGGAGCAGGTGAGTCCACATGGCCAGAGGGAAGGATCTACCGGGAACAATAATGAAGCGTTCATGCACAAGACTTATTATGCACAGGGGCAATCGGTGCTAATATTATTTGGCAAACTTTTTTTGTTCTCCGATGCACAGTTATtcaaaaatgaatctctccatatcccagtctgctgtccccacttgcttcaagatgtccatcaTTGTTgctgtacccaagaaagtgaaggtaactgaactaaatgactatcgccccgtagcactcacttctgtcatcatgaggtGCTTTGAAATGCTACTTGAGGACCATATcaccaccttacctgacaccctcgAGCATATCGTCCCAACATATCCACGGACGACACAATCGCCATTGCGCTGCTCTATCCCACCCGGACAAGataaatacttatgtaagaatgatgttaatcgactacagctcagccttcaacaccatagtgcccctccaagctcatcactaagctcaggtccctgggtctgaaccactccctgtgcaactggatcctggacttcctgacgggctgatcCCAAGTGGTGAAGTTGGGCAACAACtcctccgccacgctgatcctcaacacgggagccCCACCGGGTGTGCTTAGCCCCTTcttctactccctgttcacccatgactgcgtggccacgcacgtctccaactcaatcatcaagtttgctgagaacacaatagtggtaggcctgattaccaacaacgatgagacagcctacagggaggagctgagagccctggtggagtggtgccaggaaaataacctctccctcaatgtcaacaaaacgaaggagctgatcgtggactacaggagacagcagagagagcacgccccaatccacatcgacgggtcgcagtggagagggtcaaaagcttcaggttccttggcgtgctgacaacctgaaatggtcccttcacacagacaGCGTAGTGAAGAATGTGCAAcaatgcctcttcaacctcaggaggctgaagaaattcgggcttggcccctaagaccctcacacacTTCTACAGATGCGTCTTTGAAGCTGGgcactccagagggtggtgctttCAGCTCAACGCATCACCGAGGGCACACTGCTTGCCCTCTAGGACCTCTACAGCAACcgttgtcacaggaaggccaagaagatcatcaaggacctcagccacccgagccacagcctgttcaccccactaccatctagaagatgGAGAcattacaggtgcatcaaagctggaccCAAGAGACTGAggttctatctccaggccatcagactgctaaagaGTCACCAcaagctggcctccacccagtacccggTACTCAATGCTGCACCTTAACTGCTGCCCAATGTACATAGTcatgaacactggtcactttttaataatgtttacatactgtattgtaatcatggctcatcctatataacttattttaaaacatttctggattatgtgtgtattgtttaaaaaaaaatattgctaggtattactgcactgttgtgaGCTTGAAACCTGCGATAACATCAAGTAAACTTTGATTTGTGTCAGATGTCTTAGAAGCTCTGTTCTCACCACTCATCCTTCTAATGTTCCTTCCTGCTGTGTTACAGGTATATAAGTGTGTGGTGAAGACCTGTTCCCAGACGTTCCAGAAGCTGGATCTGTTCCTGGAGCACATCCGGACGCACCAGGAGCAGCTCACCTACCGCTGCCACCTGTGTGGCAAGGTGTTCCCCTCGCTGTTTGAGCTGGGGGTGCACCAGTACTCCCACTGCTTCTGTCCCCAGCAGAACCCACGCAAGGAGACCACTTTCTATAGGTCGGCTTCACTATCTCCACTCTTTTAATTAGGCCATCCTAATGCTTACAAAGTTCAGTCAGTGGCTTTGGTTAAAGCATTTTTATTTTCAGTGTGATCACAACTTCTCTCTGTGTTTTATGACCTTTAGTTTGACCCCATGGTTAGTGGTTTCACAAGTGTTTCTATCACAATCAGGTGCATGAAATGTCAAAGCCGGTACGCCACACAAGAGGCCTTGGAGCAGCATTTATTAACTGCCTCCCATAACTTCCCCTGCCCACATTGCCAAAAGGTATGGTCTAGAAGAAATGGTTGTCATTCACTGTTAGGTTAGCATCTATTTTCCATGCACAGTTAGACTCTAAAGAATGCTTTTCATTTTGTTAGGTTTTTCCTTGTGAGAGGTATTTCCGACGACACCTGCCCACACATGGTATCGGAGGGAGGTTCAAATGTCAGATATGTAAAAAGTTCTTCAAAACTGAGCACTACCTCAAACTGCACACTCGTATCCACTCAGGTAAGGCATGCAGACACATTAGCCCATGATGCAAATAACTTTCACTCAATTCTCTCTGCTGTGCTTATGGCAACACAACATTTCATTGCAGGAGAAAAGCCATACAAATGTTCTGTTTGTGAGGCCATGTTCAACAGGAAGGACAAGGTGAAGAGGCACATGCTCATTCATGAGCCCTTTAAGAAATACAAATGTCCATTTAGGTAAGTGAGACTTCTGTTCCAACAGGTCATAAGTGAGGCTATTTGGAAAGCTGAGCCACAAAGGATTCCAACAAAAAGCTGGGGATACCTTTGACTTCAATGTAACTAAGCTCTGCTTTATTTATTGGTGTATTCAAAACATTGTTTTGTTCTTTCAGGACACATGTTGGCTGCACTAAAGAGTTTAACAGACCAGACAAGCTGAAGGCGCACATATTGTCTCATTCTGGTGAGTGTGTCCTGTCTGTTGTTGTAAATGATTAATAGTCAAAGCTGTAAACATAATAAACCTTGTTGCAGATCTTGACAGCCATTTTAAAGTTAGGGTTCAAAACAATAGAGCCATACCTTTTTCTGTCATCCCAAGGTATTAAGCCCTATAAATGTGGGTACTGCCAGAAAGCTTTCAGCAGAAGAGCCCACATGCTGGAGCACCAACGCTCGCACACAGACAACTATCGTTTCCGCTGTGCCACCTGCAACAAGGGCTTCACGCGGCAGAAGTACTACAGAGACCACAAGTGCCCCGTGGCTGCGGTGAAGGACAGGGCGGAAAAGAGTGCGAAGAGGCAGGGACACAGGACAGAGGGGAACCAGGAGTCGGAGATGCAACATACCAGGGAAGAGGTGGatgaaagggaggaagagaggcttGAGGACCCTCAGGCAGTGGAGTCAATTGTTCCAGTTGAGGATCAGtcggagggaggagaggcagagcaGGAGGAACACTTTGGAGACTGTTGACTGACACTGGCTGTTTACAGCAGAGCACCCATGTTTAGAGACAATGGATTGTGGCCTGAGTTACATTCAAGCCAAATCTTGATATTGTCCTAAGACTACCTCTGCATGTGGAAGGGATTTGAATCTCACTATATCCCTCAAATTAAAAGGTTTTTATATGTTTTATATTAAAACATTGAAGCTTGGCACTTTTTTTCCTGTTAGTGATTGTTATTCAGAACAGTGAGTTGCCTCATCTGTGACTGGACAACAGGTGATAATGTTTTCATCCTTATGAAAGCACTTTGTTTAAAAGGTATTTTTTCACCTGCCACATGTAGTCACTCTATTGTGGACATTCCTGACTACCTTAGGTACTGATTCTATTTTGTGAAACATTTTATGTAATGTATGAATCTTAAGGCATGCACTTGATGTTTATTGAATAAATTAAGCTGCATCTATTCAAAATGGATAGTCATGACTAAGCAGTTTCACTCTACATGATTGGAACAGCCaaaggaaacccatttcatttgaGCAGAAATCTTTAGTACACAAATCTATAAATGTACATAAATCAGAACAGCATTTCACCATAAACCCCTTTTCTAAAAGGAAATTCATTTGTTATTAACAATTTACAACATGGTTTCATATACAGGGATAGCAGTTACGTTGCATAAAGATACATCTGGAGACAAAAATAATAGGGGCTGGCTTTTTATTTGCAATGCAACAAATGATTATTTACACATTTACTTCCCTGGGATTTCCATTCATAATCTTCC
Protein-coding regions in this window:
- the LOC139542572 gene encoding zinc finger protein 341-like isoform X1, whose product is MAQAIFEVLEGMDNQTVLAVQSLLDGQGGVPDTNSQNVSGSSTIQSMDDEDVFLCGKCKKQFNSLHAFMAHKREHCQSNAPSLSTVSLASSNAYTPVPSISSVPQTPANRQVSTYITVPPSPLTHTLVQGNVLVSDDVLMSAISAFTSIDQPMAALQPPIQSNLSMHTGASYLQHHQQSSHSLPPGQSQPLSSQVLSSISNSVVQVYSTMPQMSVSGSAEIHTLGLQPFQSVQVPSQCVESQSFNTPPVYSPGKQGTKTKTCSINANLTELEEFDKVIIPKQPRNGKKGQDGAAAEQMKGKSQKLKCNFCDKVFSKNFDLQQHIRSHTGEKPFQCIVCGRAFAQKSNVKKHMQTHKVWPSGVANSVSRLPITVKVVPLCAEEVMEQQEEQEEQQQQNEEEEEEQPEAPGEPEERDCDSQTDVDSLGDGYSKQKGQQAQTKQIILIDSSYQCQFCAGKFSTYFQLKSHMTQHKGEQSAVPTCFKMSIIVAVPKKVKVYKCVVKTCSQTFQKLDLFLEHIRTHQEQLTYRCHLCGKVFPSLFELGVHQYSHCFCPQQNPRKETTFYRCMKCQSRYATQEALEQHLLTASHNFPCPHCQKVFPCERYFRRHLPTHGIGGRFKCQICKKFFKTEHYLKLHTRIHSGEKPYKCSVCEAMFNRKDKVKRHMLIHEPFKKYKCPFRTHVGCTKEFNRPDKLKAHILSHSGIKPYKCGYCQKAFSRRAHMLEHQRSHTDNYRFRCATCNKGFTRQKYYRDHKCPVAAVKDRAEKSAKRQGHRTEGNQESEMQHTREEVDEREEERLEDPQAVESIVPVEDQSEGGEAEQEEHFGDC
- the LOC139542572 gene encoding zinc finger protein 341-like isoform X2; the encoded protein is MAQAIFEVLEGMDNQTVLAVQSLLDGQGGVPDTNSQNVSGSSTIQSMDDEDVFLCGKCKKQFNSLHAFMAHKREHCQSNAPSLSTVSLASSNAYTPVPSISSVPQTPANRQVSTYITVPPSPLTHTLVQGNVLVSDDVLMSAISAFTSIDQPMAALQPPIQSNLSMHTGASYLQHHQQSSHSLPPGQSQPLSSQVLSSISNSVVQVYSTMPQMSVSGSAEIHTLGLQPFQSVQVPSQCVESQSFNTPPVYSPGKQGTKTKTCSINANLTELEEFDKVIIPKQPRNGKKGQDGAAAEQMKGKSQKLKCNFCDKVFSKNFDLQQHIRSHTGEKPFQCIVCGRAFAQKSNVKKHMQTHKVWPSGVANSVSRLPITVKVVPLCAEEVMEQQEEQEEQQQQNEEEEEEQPEAPGEPEERDCDSQTDVDSLGDGYSKQKGQQAQTKQIILIDSSYQCQFCAGKFSTYFQLKSHMTQHKGEQVYKCVVKTCSQTFQKLDLFLEHIRTHQEQLTYRCHLCGKVFPSLFELGVHQYSHCFCPQQNPRKETTFYRCMKCQSRYATQEALEQHLLTASHNFPCPHCQKVFPCERYFRRHLPTHGIGGRFKCQICKKFFKTEHYLKLHTRIHSGEKPYKCSVCEAMFNRKDKVKRHMLIHEPFKKYKCPFRTHVGCTKEFNRPDKLKAHILSHSGIKPYKCGYCQKAFSRRAHMLEHQRSHTDNYRFRCATCNKGFTRQKYYRDHKCPVAAVKDRAEKSAKRQGHRTEGNQESEMQHTREEVDEREEERLEDPQAVESIVPVEDQSEGGEAEQEEHFGDC